From the Spiribacter sp. 2438 genome, one window contains:
- a CDS encoding nickel/cobalt transporter, whose translation MPIAGRRVLIGLLGVGAIALLALALQPAFQSLTVQILQWQRALHRLLTTAIMEFSALSTAATWGWLLGVSFAYGVFHAAGPGHGKAVITTYLLSHDSASQRSALLLSLASSLAQGLTAITLVSVLVIGLGWVTREAMGSVYWVEQASFAVVTLLGVWLCFRAIGRLRKPGHGGCCGGHHGHHGALRPPADWRTALGIVAGVGIRPCTGAVLLLGAAVLLGEFLVGIAAVVVMSLGTALTVSALALISVHAREWAQRWSGAATGGVVRLGGWAALVGGAIIVMIGASLLMASGTEPVTSPLLNNPGVRLR comes from the coding sequence ATGCCGATAGCCGGGCGACGCGTTCTTATCGGGCTGCTCGGGGTCGGGGCCATCGCCCTTCTCGCCCTGGCTCTCCAGCCGGCTTTCCAGTCCCTCACGGTTCAGATTCTCCAATGGCAGCGCGCCCTGCATCGGCTGCTGACCACCGCGATTATGGAGTTCTCCGCCCTGTCCACGGCGGCGACCTGGGGTTGGCTGCTGGGAGTGAGTTTTGCCTACGGCGTTTTCCATGCCGCCGGGCCGGGGCACGGCAAAGCGGTGATCACCACCTACCTGCTCTCCCATGACAGCGCCAGCCAACGGTCGGCCCTGCTGCTCTCCCTGGCGTCATCGCTGGCACAGGGGCTGACGGCCATCACGCTGGTCAGCGTGCTGGTAATCGGGCTTGGCTGGGTGACCCGGGAAGCCATGGGCAGTGTTTATTGGGTAGAGCAGGCCAGTTTTGCCGTGGTCACGCTTCTCGGGGTCTGGTTGTGTTTCCGCGCTATTGGCCGCCTCCGCAAGCCCGGTCATGGCGGATGCTGTGGCGGACACCATGGACATCACGGGGCGCTCCGGCCCCCGGCGGACTGGCGCACGGCCCTGGGCATCGTCGCTGGCGTCGGCATCCGGCCCTGCACCGGCGCCGTTCTGCTGCTCGGGGCCGCGGTGCTCCTTGGTGAGTTCTTGGTGGGGATCGCCGCGGTGGTGGTGATGTCTCTGGGCACGGCCCTCACGGTGTCGGCGCTGGCGCTTATCAGCGTCCATGCCCGGGAGTGGGCTCAGCGCTGGAGCGGCGCGGCCACCGGTGGTGTGGTCCGCCTGGGCGGATGGGCCGCGCTGGTGGGCGGAGCAATCATCGTCATGATCGGCGCGTCGCTGCTCATGGCCAGCGGCACGGAGCCGGTGACCAGCCCGCTGCTGAACAACCCGGGGGTTCGTTTACGCTAA